In a single window of the Diospyros lotus cultivar Yz01 unplaced genomic scaffold, ASM1463336v1 tig00010937_2, whole genome shotgun sequence genome:
- the LOC127793461 gene encoding protein MEI2-like 2 — protein MLSPSHIILFYETFNGKKWEKFNSEKVASLAYARIQGQAALIAHFQNSSLMNEDKRCRPILFHSEGSEAGDQIIQEHLPLNGSSIHVRQPNGSHSDDSPGSPLKGSPDEKPDKS, from the exons ACTTTTAATGGAAAGAAGTGGGAGAAGTTCAATAGCGAGAAGGTTGCTTCATTGGCTTATGCCAGAATCCAGGGACAAGCAGCCCTCATTGCCCACTTCCAGAATTCAAGTTTGATGAATGAAGACAAACGTTGCCGGCCTATTCTCTTCCATTCAGAGGGCTCAGAGGCTGGTGATCAG ATCATCCAGGAACATCTTCCCTTGAATGGTTCAAGTATCCATGTCCGTCAACCCAATGGTTCTCACTCAGATGATTCTCCAGGAAGTCCTTTAAAGGGCAGCCCAGATGAGAAACCAGATAAGAGCTGA